Part of the Candidatus Korarchaeota archaeon NZ13-K genome is shown below.
GGCTCCACCTCCTCCCTCCAGACGTCTGGCTGGACCATGTCCGGCAGCAGGTAGAGGATCACATCCGCCTCCGCGACGGCCCTGCCTATCGGGAGCACCCGGAAACCCTCCCTCTCGGCCAGCTCATAGGAGCTCCCCCTCCTGGCGCCAACTAGAACATCAAGTCCGCTGTCCCTCAGGTTTAGGGCCTGGGCCCTCCCCTGTATGCCGTAGCCGATCACAGCTATCCTCTTCCCCCTGAGGGGATCTAAGCTGGCATCGGATTCCGTGTAGATCCTGGCCATAACATCACCCCACGACCGGAGGCTCCAATGCATTCAGGTCGTCGAGTAGCTCCACTTTCCTCACCTCGGGCAGGTTGAAGACCTTCCTGACGGTCCACTCTATGTCTTTTAGCCTTCCCTCCACCCTCATCATGACTAGCACCTCCCTTCCAAAGAACCTGGCCTCCATTCCCCTTATCTCGGCCCTGCTCCTCCTGAGCACGTTCACCAACCTCAGAAACTGATCTAGGGATCCGAAGAGTCTGACGCTAACGACCCTCTCAACGCTAGCGTTCAACCTCTCCATTCAAGGCTCACCTCCATCCGGGGTGGGAGGACGGCCTCAGTGAGCCACTTCCCCGGCTGCACCCAGGGCAGTACTATGTCCGTCTCGCTGTCCATCAGTAGATCTACTATAAGGGGCTCATCGTTCCTTGCGGCCCATTCAACCTTGCTTGCGAGCTCCTCGTAGCTCTCTGGTCTGGAATACTCGATTTCATATGCGCGGGCTATCCCCTCCAGGTCGGGGGATCTCCTGAACTCCGTCGCTATTATCCTCCCCCCGTAGAGGAACCTCTGCCAATGCTTGACCAGCATCAGGGCCCTGTTGTTGAACACGACCTCGATGAAGGGGAGGGAGTACTCCCTGACCAGGGCCAGGTTGTTGAACGTCATCTGGAAAGAGCCATCGCCGTCGATGCAGAGGACCCTCCTCTCCCTCGCCGCTATCTTCGCCCCCAGGGAGGCGGGTATGCCGAACCCCATCGTGCCCAGCCCGGCCGATGTTATGAAGGTGCCTGGGACCAGGACGTCCCAGTGGAGCTCCGTCCACATCTGATGGCTGCCTACTCCCGTTACGGTTATCGAGTCGGCCGGTAAGACCCTCCTAAGCGTCTTCAGGACCATCCAGGGTACCATTCCCCTGAAATCCTTCGCCCACTCCTCCAGGGATCTCTCGAACTCCCTCCTTATCTCCCTGAGCCAGGAGAGGTATCTATCATCCCTGCGCACCTCAATGTCCCTCACTAGCTCTATCATCATCCTAAGCACCTCCTTCACATCCCCCAATACTGGCACGGATGCCCTCACGTTTTTCCCGAGCTCGCTGGGGTCGAGGTCCACGTGAACGATCACCTTCTTCGATATCTCCCCGAAACTCCCCACGGTCCTGTCCGAGAACCTTGTGCCCAGAGCTAGCACCAAGTCGGCGTTGGCCAGGGCTGCATCGGCCTCAGGCCTGCCGTGCATTCCCGCGACGCCCAGGACGAGGGGATGACTGGAGGGCAAAGCTGCCTTCCCCATGAGCGTCGTTACCACCGGTATTGAGAGCATCTCGGCCAGGGCGAGGACCTCATCGTGAGCCCTGGCAACCCCAACCCCTCCCCCAACGAGCATTACCGGCCTCTCAGCCCTGAGGAGGAGCCTGCAGGCCTCCCTCACCCTTTCGACTTCCGGGCGAGGCGGGAGGTACTTAGAGATCTCAATGGGTAGCTCCCTGCTCTCACGGGCCTCGGCCACCTGAACGTCCCTGGGAAGGTCAATTAGCACGGGACCGGGCCTGCCCGAGGTGGAGATGCGATAGGCCAGGTCGACGGCAGGTACGGCCTCCCCAGGGTCCCTGACCTGGTAGGTGAACTTGGTCACCGGGGCCGCCATGCCGAATATATCGGCCTCCTGGAAGGCGTCCCTCCCGAAGACCTCCGTCGGAACCTGGCCAGTTATTGCGAGCACAGGTGAGGAATCCATGTAGGCGTTGGCAAGGCCCGTTAAGATGTTCGTGGCCCCGGGGCCGCTCGTCGTCAGGACGACGCCGGGCCTCCCGGTTATCCTGCCGTAGGCGTCCGCGGCGTGCGCGGCCCCCTGCTCGTGCCTGAACATGAGGACCTCGATGGACTCATGGTGGTAGAGCGCATCGTACAAGGGCATTATGGAGCCGCCTATGACCCCCATTATCACACTGACACCGCGGCTCTCGAGTGAGGAGGCGAGGGAATCAGCTACCCTGTTCATCGGGGACCTGCTAGTTGGATCAACAATCCCACCCCTGATGTGTGGGGCTTTAACGGTCCGTCCATTTATAAAACTTTCGTTCAGTCACGCTCGAGCGCGGGCTCCTGACCCCGATCGGGTCGCTCAAGAGCGGCCTCGGTGCAGCATCACCTCATTGACTCGAACCCTTTCAAGGATAGCGCCTCTCCGGTGGCTGGGAGGATGGACGTGACCAGGGAGGCGATATTTCGAGTATTGTGGTGAGGTGAACACGGAGAGGGTCTGCCTTGCCAAGAGGAGGTGCAGGGAATTGGGAGTTGAGAAGGTTATAATCGCATCGGAGACGGGCAGGAGCGCGCTTAGGGCCCTTGAGGTGTTCAGGGGCGAGGACGTGAGGATCCTGATGTTCACTCACTATCCCGAGACCACCTGGGGGCCTAGGGGGGAGATCCCCGATAGGGCTCATGAGGAGGGAGTACTCCAGGATAAGGGAGAGGCTGTTGAGGGAAGGAGTCAAGATAATCCAGGGCACGAGGTCCTTCGCCCCTCCCTCGAGGTTCCTGAGGTGGGATTATCCCACGCCAGAGGCCATAATAGATAGGACGCTCGAGATATTCGGCTCAGGCACGAAGGTGGCCGTCGAGGCCGTCGTCATCGCCACGGATGCCGGTGAGGTTGAGGAGGTCGTATCATGCGGTGGCACATACAAGGGCCTGGACACAGCGCTGGTCGTCAGGGCGGCGCACAGCGCTAACTTCTTCCGGGAAATTCACCGTGAGGGAGATAATCGCGAAGCCCCTGTGCAGGGTGGAGAGGTTTCCGGAGTACGAATCTGAGAACTGGAGGGGGAACTTGGATGAGTACTACAGGCTTGAAGGTTGATCAGGGCATCTGATGATTCGAGGCCTCAATGCGCCTTGAGGTATGGCGGGGGATTAGCGATCCTCGGCTCGGCGGACACAAACCCTATAAAAGGTTGGTCCACAGCTCTCCCATGCGCCCTAGGGATGCTACACCACTGATCCTAGCGCTCGCACTGCTCCACCCTATTCTGGTCAGCTGCGAGCCGGAGGGGAATCTCACGAGAGAGATCGGGGAGGGAAAGGTGGCTGTGATGTTCTGGAGCAGGCTCTGCTCGACTTGCGAGGAGATCATGCCCCACTGGATTGAGCTGGAGAGGAACCCGCCTGAGGGGGTGAAGGTGATCGACGTGGAGCTGGTTCCGGGTAGGACCGACGAGCTGTTCCTCAGGCTCGGGATAAGGGAGACCCCGACATTCATACTGTTCGTGAACGGTGAGGAGGTGAAGAGGTTCAGCGGTCATCCGGGAGGCGAGCCGGCAGAGTTCCTCAGGAGATGGATGACGGAGGATGAGAGACCCATCCTCGGCGAGCTGGTATCCTTCTCCGCGCTCGGGGGGATGATAGCGCTCTCCCCCTGCTCCCTTCCCCTCATGATGTCCCTCTCCTCCCTGGCGAGGCTGCGAACAAGGAGGAGCTACGCGACCTGCTTCCTGGCGACCACGGCCGGCATCCTCACCCTGGGCCTTCTCGTGCTAGTGGCATCCTCACTGGCCATATGGCTGGCGAGGTGGGTCACCAGGTTTTTGGCAGTGGCAGCAGTATCCCTGGGCATTTACTCCCTGATCCTACCCGAGAGGTCCTGCAAGCTCCCCGGGAGGGACCCGGTGGGCCGCCTAAGGGGAGGACCTCTGGCTTGCTTCGGCGCGGGCCTTGCGATGGTCCAGTGCAACTTCCCCCTGCTCACAGGGTCGCTCATACTCCTGGGCTCACTCAGGGATATATCCCGGGGGATCATGGGGCTGGCATCCCTCTCCCTGAGCCTGGGCCTTGGATTGGTGATCTTGGCAGCGACCTCGAGGAGACTGGCGGCCGGATTCAGCGGAGGGATGAGGAGAGTCCACCTGACCAGGCTGGGGGGCGCCCTGCTCGCGGCGATGGGCATCTACATACTACTCTCCTACTGAGGCGTCTGATGAATTAAATTTTTATTTATAACGCATCAATTTATAGTTTTTAACAAAAAAGCGGCCGGGAGACATACGTAAAAATTTTTAAATCAAGGTTCGGGGAGTTGGCGAGTGAGCGGGGGTGCCATAAGCAGCTACAGGGAGGAGATAGTCAACGGCCCGATAATGAGGACCTTCTTCAAACTCGGTGTACCTCCCCTGATAACTAGGTTGATAGAGGTGTCTTATAACGTGCTAGACGCCTTCTGGCTGAGCATGTACAGCGACCTGGCCGTGGCGGTGCCCAGGCAGGTATGGCCCGTCATCTTCCTCTTCAGCGCTCCGATGAACGCTCTGAGTGCGGTCGGGATGAGCGTCATCTCGCAGTACGTTGGCATGAGGGATTACAGGAAGGCCAGCATATCGGCATCTAGGCTTCTAACATCCTCCCTCCTCATGGGATCCCTCTTCTTCCTCCTCCTATTTTCACTTAGGGGCTACATATTCTCCGAGATCATCTCGACCCCTGAGGAGATATACGAATGGGTCATGGATTACTCGGCCGTGATCTCCCTGACTTTATTGCTGCAGTACATCTCTCTTTCCTATCAGACGATCCTTCAGGCCGTTGGGGATACCAGGAGGCCGGCGGTGATAAACGCCGTGGCGATATCCATCAACACTGTCCTGGATCCCCTTCTGATCCTGGGGATTCCCCCTTTCCCCAGGACCGGGGTCTTGGGCGCCGCCCTGACGGACCTGCTCGGCGCGGCAATTAATGCGTTTGCGCTCCGCGGGCTCATCAGGAGGTATCGGGACATGGAGGTCGGGCTGACCTGGGACTTGAGCGGGGAGTGGATCAACCTGAGCTTGAGGATCGGCCTACCAATACTCAGCATGGGTCTCATGAACAGCCTCGCCTTCATTGCCCAGCTCAGGCTGGTGAACGCCCTCGGGGTGCTGGTGGTGGCCGCCTACTCGATAGGATTCGTGGTCGCGGATATAGTTGATGCGGCGCTCTTCGGCTTGACAGGGGCCTCTGCGATAATGATAGGACAGAACCTAGGGGCTAACAGGGCTGAGAGGGCCAGGGAGATCTCCCTTAAGGCATCCCTGACGGTCTTCTCGCTGATATCCCTAGGAGTGCTGATGGTCTTCCCGCTGAGGGTCAGCCTGGCCGATGCGTTCACCGACGATGAGGCAATACTGGCGGAGGCCGACGCGTTCCTTGTATACCTAATACCTACACTCCCCTTCTTCGGTCTCTTCATGGTCGGCATGTCGGCCGGCAGGGGCTCCGGGAGGACCCTCGTGCCTACCTTGATAGGGATATTCAGGCTCTGGATCGTGAGGATAGGGCTGGGCTATCTGATGGCCTTCCCGATGGGGATGGGATCCCGGGGGATGTGGCTCTCGATATCCCTGAGCAACCTCCTGGCGGGACTCTTTTCCCTCATCTGGCTGGCCCGCGGCAGGTGGAACGTCCCTATCGTGAGGGGAAATCGGGGGCTGGATGAGGGACCCTGAGGACTCGTATCTGAATCCCGGAGGAATCGCATACCGGCAGGGCTCGGCTGATCAGGGAATGTTGGAGAGCACCAGCTGAGGCGCCAGCCACAGGAGTATAGGTATGCTCAGCCCTGGAAGAGCCCTCTTCCTCCTCGTGAGTATGTATATCGTCAGGACGATGCCGGAGTTGAGCAGGGTCATGGGGATGAGGCAGAGCGGGCAGCGGATGGATCTGAATGAGACAGCCGAGGCCATCGAGTAGCAGAAGACGTCACCCAGCCCCATGCCCACGTCACCCTGGAGGACCATGAGGGCTCTGAGGGGCTCCCTGGACACGGAGAAGAGCTTGCTTAGCGGTCCCCTGAAGACGGAGTAAGTGTCGTAAACGGAGAGGAGGGCCAGGAGGAAGTATATGAATGTGTCATTGAAGAGGGTGGCGAAGAGGTAGGCCATGGAGGCCGCGAGCAGGGACTTGGCCAGGTTACCCAGTAGATCCTCCCTGAAGCTCAGCCAGGCCATCAGGATCGAGAGGGCCAGCTCCAGGGACCAGTGAACCTCCAAGTAGTAGCTGAGAAGGGTGTCCAGGGATATGAAGGCGGAGTAGAC
Proteins encoded:
- a CDS encoding MATE family efflux transporter, whose amino-acid sequence is MSGGAISSYREEIVNGPIMRTFFKLGVPPLITRLIEVSYNVLDAFWLSMYSDLAVAVPRQVWPVIFLFSAPMNALSAVGMSVISQYVGMRDYRKASISASRLLTSSLLMGSLFFLLLFSLRGYIFSEIISTPEEIYEWVMDYSAVISLTLLLQYISLSYQTILQAVGDTRRPAVINAVAISINTVLDPLLILGIPPFPRTGVLGAALTDLLGAAINAFALRGLIRRYRDMEVGLTWDLSGEWINLSLRIGLPILSMGLMNSLAFIAQLRLVNALGVLVVAAYSIGFVVADIVDAALFGLTGASAIMIGQNLGANRAERAREISLKASLTVFSLISLGVLMVFPLRVSLADAFTDDEAILAEADAFLVYLIPTLPFFGLFMVGMSAGRGSGRTLVPTLIGIFRLWIVRIGLGYLMAFPMGMGSRGMWLSISLSNLLAGLFSLIWLARGRWNVPIVRGNRGLDEGP
- the ilvB gene encoding biosynthetic-type acetolactate synthase large subunit translates to MNRVADSLASSLESRGVSVIMGVIGGSIMPLYDALYHHESIEVLMFRHEQGAAHAADAYGRITGRPGVVLTTSGPGATNILTGLANAYMDSSPVLAITGQVPTEVFGRDAFQEADIFGMAAPVTKFTYQVRDPGEAVPAVDLAYRISTSGRPGPVLIDLPRDVQVAEARESRELPIEISKYLPPRPEVERVREACRLLLRAERPVMLVGGGVGVARAHDEVLALAEMLSIPVVTTLMGKAALPSSHPLVLGVAGMHGRPEADAALANADLVLALGTRFSDRTVGSFGEISKKVIVHVDLDPSELGKNVRASVPVLGDVKEVLRMMIELVRDIEVRRDDRYLSWLREIRREFERSLEEWAKDFRGMVPWMVLKTLRRVLPADSITVTGVGSHQMWTELHWDVLVPGTFITSAGLGTMGFGIPASLGAKIAARERRVLCIDGDGSFQMTFNNLALVREYSLPFIEVVFNNRALMLVKHWQRFLYGGRIIATEFRRSPDLEGIARAYEIEYSRPESYEELASKVEWAARNDEPLIVDLLMDSETDIVLPWVQPGKWLTEAVLPPRMEVSLEWRG
- a CDS encoding ketol-acid reductoisomerase: MARIYTESDASLDPLRGKRIAVIGYGIQGRAQALNLRDSGLDVLVGARRGSSYELAEREGFRVLPIGRAVAEADVILYLLPDMVQPDVWREEVEPNLGEDVTVDFAHGFTIHYGLIRPKESVDVVMVAPKAPG